A stretch of Bubalus bubalis isolate 160015118507 breed Murrah chromosome 19, NDDB_SH_1, whole genome shotgun sequence DNA encodes these proteins:
- the LOC102404609 gene encoding ribosome biogenesis protein NSA2 homolog, with amino-acid sequence MPQNEYIELHRKRYGYRLDYHEKKRKKEGREAHERSKKAKKMIGLKAKLYHKQRHAEKIQMKKTIKMHEKRNTKQKNDEKTPQGAVPAYLLDREGQSRAKVLSNMIKQKRKEKAGKWEVPLPKVRAQGETEVLKVIRTGKRKKKAWKRMVTKVCFVGDGFTRKPPKYERFIRPMGLRFKKAHVTHPELKATFCLPILGVKKNPSSPLYTTLGVITKGTVIEVNVSELGLVTQGGKVIWGKYAQVTNNPENDGCINAVLLV; translated from the exons ATG CCACAAAATGAATATATTGAGTTACACCGTAAGCGCTATGGATATCGTTTGGATTAccatgagaaaaagagaaagaaggaaggtcGAGAGGCTCATGAACGTtcaaagaaggcaaaaaagaTGATTGGCCTGAAAGCTAAGCTCTACCATAAACAGCGCCATGctgagaaaatacaaatgaaaaagac TATTAAGAtgcatgaaaagagaaacacCAAACAGAAGAATGATGAAAAGACTCCACAAGGAGCAGTACCTGCATATCTACTGGACCGAGAGGGACAGTCTCGAGCTAAAGTACTTTCCAATATGATTAAACAGAAACGAAAAGAGAAAGCG GGAAAATGGGAGGTCCCTCTGCCTAAAGTTCGTGCCCAGGGAGAAACAGAAGTATTAAAAGTTATTCgaacaggaaagagaaagaagaaagcctgGAAGAGGATGGTTACTAAAGTCTGTTTTGTTGGAGATGGCTTTACTCGAAAACCACCTAAATATGAAAGATTCATTAGGCCAATG GGATTACGTTTCAAGAAGGCGCATGTAACACATCCTGAACTGAAAGCCACCTTTTGCTTGCCAATACTTGGTGTAAAGAAGAATCCCTCATCCCCACTATATACAACCTTAGGCGTTATTACCAAAGGAACCGTCATTGAGGTGAACGTGAGCGAGTTGGGCCTTGTAACACAAGGCGGCAAAGTCATCTGGG GAAAATATGCCCAGGTTACCAATAATCCTGAAAATGATGGATGCATAAATGCAGTCTTACTGGTTTGA